ATGCTAATTAGATGTGCAAACTAACTAATAACTATTAATAATGATATTAGACAGATAGTTGCATATGTATAAGTTATTTCACAtcgtttcaataataatataaacttgAATTATACAAACGTAAATGTGAATCTGCTGTTGTATACAGTGTAGTGTTATTGTAAGTAAtttctaaaattaataaataatacgttCGAAGTCTAAAGTGCCAACGTTTACCTAATTGTAGTTATTGAAGCTGATCGAAAAATATAACAATTAATTTGATGTTTAGTAGAAAATTGTACAGTTTTTACAAAAATGATGGAATTCGGTCTCGGTCAAAGATTAGTCAaatgtaagtattatttattaataattatttattaaaaaaaagattttaattACCTTTTTGTTATGTAAATTTAATCTTTGGTTATGGAATAAAtgggctttttattttatttttatttttattttattaagtattatttattacataagcATCAAAGAATAATGGAATAAGCCATGAACATCGATGCTTGAAAAACTAACCGATCTCGTTTTAAGAATATTCATCTAAGTTTATACTTAAACCGTTAATATGAATTGACCCAGTGTTTTCGTACTAAGtattagactgcacgattggctcgaattatTGTagcacaccgctgaactagcatcattcttagtgcccgtaaggcccttCCTTAGATACTTCCATGTCAATGTTTGGAGCATGTTCATCTGTCAGTTTCTATTAGAACAATCACTATATAATGGTCAATGTGAAGACGACCATCTCTCAGGTAATTCCGTCTATAAGCTGTTTCGTCGCTTCAAACTCCGCGTTTGTACACATACCTACTCCACTTacacagccgtattcgaacaatgagatacgtcaaatactagatattgaaacgatatggattggatatgtcagtgtcaaacaagtgtcaaaattgacgttttttcaaacaaaaatatctagtatttgacgtatctcattgttcgaattcGGCTGACAGTGTCTGAGCGAAGTACGTAAGTATACAAACATTCTTGCACTAAGATAGACTTCCCAACCAAAATCTTTCATATGCCGTTTTTATTACAGACGCATGTTTTCCAAAAACGAAGTTCTGGACTGGCGTGAAGCAGTGTCACGGTCTGAGCGGATCGTGGGATCCACCTCCTTCATTAACTCTAACTGGCTCTTTAATGAAAATATTGCAGGAGGATCCAAAAGCTTGAGGAAACTGGTGAGGAACTtatagtaggtatatacctaatGTCGGCTGTACAAACTCGCAGAGAGTCTCGGCACCGCTCCGATCCAATTGGAGAAGTGTGAGATGAGACAAGTAAGAGCGAGACGAGAAGGGAGCAGCATGTACGCACTtgttctcggcctgtctcgtGGTCTCtcaacgagtgtgtacagcccgaATAATCCTAAAATATAATATCATCCCGAGTAGAAGGCGGCAATTGGGAGGATTTAAATAATTGACATAAAAAGTGGCGGTGCGGCAAAAACATGCGTAGGAAAACCGGAGATAACATGGTATTCCCCTTCTCCGAGCTTAAGATTCttaagaaatatttatatttctcaACTGTCTGACTGTGATGATGCAAGTGGGTAAGGATTGAGTTCTAAGGTGGCCACTGATTCAAACACATATCTATTTCGATGTTTACATTTCGGGCGGAACCTCCGCCCTGTTAATCTGGGTTCATCTTGGCTGCCAATGGCCTTGTTTTATAACAATATGACCACGTGTTTTGACGAAAGACTAATGAATTTTACCTActctattaatatttaactGCTTTTTCTTCAGGTTAAAACAAATACTGTTGTAAAACATGCCAAAAACCTTTTAAATGGGTCCAAAAGTAAGATAAACCACAGTCTAATAATCCTCCTAGTCTCCAAGGCAGCGGGATTCAACACTCAAGATTTCACTCAAGATCAATATGAGTCAGGTATGCGATGATTCAACTAGTAAAAAGTTTGAGTAAGTACGAGTATACATATCAACGGTTGCATCCAGTATTCCAAAGTAAAAAGCCACCGCGTATGTTAAAAATCAAAGTTTCGTCTAGTAcatagataggtaggttatggtagTTCGAGTATTTTCGAGTGGCAAATTAATAGAAGAAGCTTTCGATTTTCGATgttcgattatttatttatttattacttaaaccGATCTCGGTAACTGCTGAATCTCACTAGTtgaattataaactgacggtagggagattacaatctaacctaacctaacctacgttagattataaactaacgggttcacaatcttacggtgtcatataTAAGCCATTTGCACAATGTTCTTTCCGCTACTCTTGCACCTACCCGCATGTTGCCCCAAATCGTGGTCTACGGCAGTGTTTGTACTTTGCTCCTACTACTGCCGCCATCTTAACATTCTCGTATTGTCAAACACGATACGTCAAAGTGACTTGTCACGGTGAAATCTCGCTCGCGAATTTATACGTATCTTGGCTGCAAAACTGCGCTAACTCATTTGAAATTACCATCTTTACGGAAAAAAACAACAGTGGACTCAGTGGAAACGTTATCTTTGCTGTGAATTCTGTTTAAGCTGTGAAAATTGTGTAAACTTGTGTATGCTTGACAGTCATCACTTGTGGAATTATTAAGCTACCCACAAACATCTTCAACACAACGTTGACACTGACAGTAGATAGTgttgccatacaaaaaaaaagtgcGTAACTTGGATACTCAGTTTTTGGCCATCAGCGGGGATCGTTCggaaactaaataaatatggaTCTTTCGGACTCGGCATTGGAAAAAATATTTGTCCGAATGAGATTTGAGATGGAACAACAAACAGAAAAGATTTACCAACGGGTGATGGCATCTTTAAATGTTGAGTTAAATTCAATGGAGAAAAAACAAGAAGAAAGCGatgaaaaaatagaaaaattggaaaaaaaaaatcttttatagaAAGCAGGGAGAGGCAGCGCAATGTGATCGTCCATGGTTTGAAAGCGGAGCAATGGGAGAAAGAACAAAAAGTCCTCGACATTATTAACAATGACATGGGCATCAATCTACAGAGTGAGGAGATACAATTCAGTCGGATGCTAGGGAGATCTAATCAAAGCCCAATACTTATAAACTTAACATCACAGTCAAAAAGAAATCTGATACTGAAAAGCAGAAAAAACCTAAAACAGAAGGATGTATATATAACCGCAGATTTCCCAAAAGAAGTGCTAGAAGAGAGAAGAAtattgaaagaaaaagtgatAGAAGAAAAGGAAAAAGGAAATGTAGCTTTTATCAGGTATAATAAACTAATCGTAAAAGAAAAAAGTGAAAAAAAGAAAAGAGCCCTTTCACACTCTCCGCAGCAAGAAGACAACCCTTCGACGTCATCTCATCAAGGGCCGGCTAAAATTCACAAACCGGACGCGCCTACACACTCAACGCGCCAAGTAGCGACCAAGCCAATTATTAGACCGGGTGCACTTAACATTGAGCGAAATGAAAACGGAAAAGTGCAAAAAAACTGCAATACGTCACAGACAACAGGAAATGCAGACTGACACAAACTAAGAAAAATTGCACCCCAAGCCGGCTAGTCACCGTGGGGGAAGTAGACTACCACCCTCCAACAACCAATACTAACCACAACCaaaatcagaaacctataaaaaaaaactgtctatcaaaaagATGTGAAACAATAAAGATTGCAACACTTAATACAAGAACTTTAAGAACTCATGAAAACATAAACTATGATATCCTTGGTATTAGCGAGATGAGAAGACAAGGTGAGAAAATTGAAGAACATAAAAACTTCATTTTATACCATATAGGAGAAACTCCAGGCCACAGAGGAGTAGGATTTTTGATCAAACAATCCCTGAAGAACAACATCCAAGAAATAATAGGAATTTCAGAACGATTAGCAATACTGAACCTCAAATTACCAGGCTACGCAAAACCATGGTCGATAATGCAAGTTTATGCGCCAACTGAACAAGCTAAAAAATATGATATTGAAGCATTCTACAATAACTTATCCGACAATGTAAGAAAATACTCCTCCAACCACCTTATAGTTATGGGAGATTTCAATGCCCAGGTTGGTGCCCGACAGGCAGGAGAAGAGTCTATAATGGGTAGCTATGGACATGGAAAGCGGAGTGAAAATGGTCAAAAACTAATCGATTTTCTACAGCTAAACAACCTAACATTGCTCAATTCAGTCTTCAAGAAAAATCTCAAAACTAAATGGACTTGGATTTCTCCAGACGGAAAATACAAAAACGAGATAGATTATATCATCACAAACAGAACAAAATATTTTAGCGACACagaggtaatacaaaatttaaacttcaacaCCAACCACCGTATGGTACGATGTCGACTAAGGACACACCCGCCAAAAAGGTCTCGAAAAGACTTGACGAACCCCTCAGCAACAACATACGAACAATATACCAACAATATAGACTCATCTTCTATCAAATCCCTGCAAGAAAAAAATAACTTGAATGCAAATATATTAGACAAATACGATTATTTAATCAAGAACTTAAcacaaatgacaaaaaaaacgTTCATAGAGATACAAAAAAGTTCAGCGACGAAATCGAAGATCTACTTGAAGCAAGAAAGCAATTAATATCAGAGAAAATAAATATCAAGCAAAACCAaagcaaaataaattacctCAGTAACCTTATAAGGGAAAAAATTAGGAAAGACAGGAAAATAagaagattaaaaaaaatagaagaaGAGATCCAAAAAACTGGAGGAACAAAAAAAGTGCTTAAAGAATTATGCGAATCAGGAAAAGAATGGATTCCTAGACtaaaatataatcactataagCAAGTTACAAAACGCAACGAAATCCAAGGACTAGCTACAAGCTACTATAAAGTTCTCTACTCTAGCAAAGATGATTGTCAAGACATAGATTATATCACTCATAATTCTACCGCTAACGAATATGTGCCACCTATTTTAACATGTGAAGTACAAAATGCGATCAAAACACAGAAATTAGAGAAAGCTCCAGGACCTGACCACCTTCCAAACGAGTTAATGAGAGGCACGATTGAGGAGCTGAGCCCAATTTTAGCCCAGCTATTCAATGACATAATTAGCACTGGTATCATCCCGCAGCAGTGGGGCGAATCTCACATCATTCTTTTGCACAAGAAAGGAGCTAAGGACGACATTGGCAACTATAGACCAATAAGCTTAATATCAAACGTGTACAAAATTTTCGCAAAAGTAATTTTAGAAAGAGTAACTAAAGTCTTAGATGAAAACCAGCCTGTGGAACAAGCTGGCTTCAGAAAGAACTACAGCACAATTGACCACATCCATACTATTAAACAAATTATGGAAAAGTATAACGAATACCAAAAACCTTTATACATTGCCTTTATCGACTACTCTAAAGCCTTTGGACAGCCTGAATCATAACTATATCTGGTATAGCTTAAGACAGCAAGGAGTAGAAGAagcctatattaatattatcaaaaacatCTATGGCAAGAGCACGGGCCGAATAAAATTGGAATCTAAAGGCGAATCTTTTCCTATAAATAGAGGAGTGAGGCAAGGAGATCCCTTGTCTCCTAAACTGTTTAATGCAGTGCTTGAGAGCATATTCAGAAAATTAGACTGGTTTGATAGTGGCCTCAAAATAGATGGTAAACGACTGAATCATCTGAGATTTGCGGATGATATTATACTACTAGAGGAAGACCCCATGAAACTACAAGGCATGGTACAAACCCTGGCAACCAAAAGCAAGGAAGTGGGCCTTGAATTAAATGCGAGTAAAACAAAAATGATGACTAACACCAAAATCGTCGATATAACAATGGATGGCGCCAGTTTTGAATATGTAAGTGAATATGTTTACTTGGGACAAATAATCTCTGTTGAGAATATGATGTccaaggaaataaataaaagaatagCCAGCGGGTGGAAAAAGTATTGGTCACTTAAAGAAATTATGAAGAGTAAAGATTTAAGCATCAAcatcaaaaagaaaacattcaacACCTGCATTCTACCTTGCCTAACGTATGGCTGTGAGACCTGGTCTCTTACCGAAAACTATCGCGAGACACTTGCAAGGTGtcaaagggcaatggagcgtAGTATGTTAGGGATCAAACTATCAGATAAGATCAGAAACTCAGAAATAAGAAAGAAAACAAAGATTACCGACATACTTGCTCGCATTGACCATCTAAAGTGGGGATGGACAGGCCACATGCTACGCTGCCCAATAGAAAAATGGAGCAAAAGGTTACTCTATGGTACCCTAGAGGTTGTACTAGAAAGCAAGCACATCCAATCACAAGATGGAAAGATGACATTCGTCTGACTCTGGGGCCATACTGGATGAGGGTTGCTGCAGACAGAGCCCAATGGAGacagttggaggaggcctatgcctTACGGCACACCGAATTGAgggatataaaataaataaataaaaaaaaaacaagtgtaATTTATATCGTTCGGAATAAatggctttattattattattatttgtttgtcctttccatatctcgggaccatggggtcccggacctttgggaggcatgcgtggggccgaagccaacagcgcagaggccctttaagacagtttactctaaaagcaagggatacacatggcggataccatccccgagcgcacaatatgatacatccggagatggtctccgccaggtgcaaagactattgaagtgcagcacttttgtgctgcgatgggaactaaggtcatgggctattgatatgcaagttggatggactggataatgggttatgggaggagactagcggacacctgccgtgacaatcagtctcaaaattgtgtaagacaggtggtgactcgcctaCTCATTTAGTGGGCCCTACAACGGCCGCAATAGGGCAACACTTCGGAGCGGCTgtaaggttgtcgagaggtgagtctgcggtagccagattccggtgatccgttcagcaggccgccggcgttatgacattttacacttccaacctggagcataggtcccgctcttgcgactccactctggccggcccatcaaggcaagcacagaggcgagggccagatgacagggccctctgaaataggggtccgcggtgtcgccactcaccgtcagctcgccacaagctgcccccgcggggttattattatttgtatctccgttacaaactctcgggtttttaagcccggtcatttataaggcgtgcgtggggatatagatccaacacgtagaggccgtttggagagatttgatgtcatgtagaagaCCTGCTGGAatccattcacgggtacataaatagatacccgtaaaccggtttcagcaggcattgggagctattatagaaaaatggaaagagtcctggtctatggtttaaatttgggtggaaaataagtctgggctattgctaagagttccggacacctgccataacattgtgttatacagtgttatcgaggcaggcggtgactcgccactcgttagatgggcacctgatgcgccatcgtaaagacggccaggcgcaacaccggcgtgagcggctcaggggtgtcgagaggtggtgctgcgctttctccgaagttactcgcggcgtgatgccctttaacacttccacccctggagcatatagctctagcgactcctctctggacggccaatgaaggcaagccagagctgagagtcctgcgggtccccttgggtccccgaccgacgaagacacgccggagacggagaccctgaccgactctcgggagcactcgggtccgtggggtcgttactccccaacagctcgccacaagctgccctgcgggcttattattattattattgtcaaACAAATAAACGTGTCGGGCAAAGGCAAAGTTTACTGGTAACCACCCACTGGCGTATTCGTATACGACGTACGTGGAACACCCCACAGCTCCAACGAATTGACAGTTTATAGTTATAACATGCCAGATTATCGCTGTTATGTGATTGtcaattttacattattttgttattattttttatttattttgatgtggtttacattgtaaaaaaattaatgcaagtatttaaaaaaatatctgtcTCTCTTACACTCAGACGATTCAGATATCTACTGATGTTGCAACTTTTGCTGACTGTCTGATTTAAAGAGGAGCTGAACTGTGTCCCTTCTTAATGTTACCCAGGAATACTGCACTCTCAACGAGCGATGGCCGAGATACTTGAGTTGCAATCCGCCGGCCATGTTATCCACGAGGCTATTGCCAATCTACAGGAGAAGGAGAAGTTTGGAGATAAATACCAGGACCTACTCAGTGGAAATAAACTCGTTCTTCTGGCAGGTAATATTCGTAATTTTACCCACAAAATCCCGGAATCCTATGATTAAAGGATATAGCCTATGTTGTCAAAGAGTGCTTGCCAGAAAATTAAATCAGTATGACTGAAAATCTTGTCCGTTCactttcaaatatttatttattttttatttattataaactgatcggcgattggccctagtcacacctgatggaaagtgaagGCAGAGCCTAAGATGGAGCTCACCGGTTCAGTAACATCCTATTCACTCTTGCTTTAAAGAGACGACTGAGGTCATATTTCTCAGGGAATAAAGATGGGGGGAGCGCATTCAATTCCTTAGCCGTTTTCAGGAGACTACATACTGAGCAAGTCGTCTCTGCTTAATGGTGGTTTGTGCAACACCGAGGTATCAGAGCTGATCTGCAGTTGCCTGAGGGACCAGATCGAAGGAAAGTTCCTGGGCGAACACGGAGTGGATGATAAACCCATACCATCTAAGCCTAATGGTACTGTTTTTACAAATTCTTCCTCTTAACCTATCCCACTGTCGGTCCTTCGAAACTGAGGATTTGTCATTGCATTATTAATGTCAAGTGCACTCCTTTGACTGCACTCCAATGGCTCAtcgaacatttatttttattattattgtggtgggTATTGTgttgggcctttgagtgtcgcatcgaccagcattgatccattgtgacggccctttaaagttcattactaatgcccgttgcatccagaaagttccagattctttagGCCGTAATGTTCTCATAgggtacctcatagggttgcactacgtgtcgcccatTTAAGAgtctaaatatttttgttattcttGGAGTATAATCACTTAAGGGCGACTTATTGCTGGACCATCCGACCAATAGAAGACAATATTGTTAGTCaaattttattctagaaacctTTAGCCGATTAAGAAAAATTTGCGGATGGTAATTGTCAAGGCATGTTCTCACGTCAATTGTTTTGTTTCACCAGTAAACCACGAGGTTAAACTTTACGATTGGGAGAACGAGTGCAACTTGGAGAAGCTCGGCAGCAACGAGTACCTTGGACAAGGAAAGGAGGAGTGGATACTCCGCACCATGCTGCTATCCGGCAGCATTCTCGGGAAAGGTTGCGAGGCCGCTATGAAGCTAGCTCGCCAAGACGAGATTGAAAGAGACGCTTATAAACTCGGAGGACATCTCGCCCTATTATGGCAACTGTATATAGACATATCTGATTTCTTCACTAACCCAAAATCTAAGTATTCACTGGTAGGCGCATCAGTTATAATGGCTCTTTGGGAGTATCCCTCCATCTACGATCAGTTGTTTCTGTCACAGCGGCCTGTAAATCTGAATGAGTTAAATCAAGCGGTGAGCAGCAATTGTTGTATGGTCGCCCTATCCAGTCTTTTAAACGAGGAGCTTGGCGCCGTATTGAAATATAGTGATGGGATGCCGGTACATGACGCGCGCAAAGCGTTGCAGAACATTGCTAAGGCGCTCTATGGGGATGCAAtgaagataataaaataaaagaacatAATCTGTCGCGTATTATTAACTTAAGTCAAAAAAGTAGTTATTCTCGTAGCAATAATAAGCACGGAATAAAAATTACGAGCCAGATCGATCGGTTAAAACGATTCTCGAAAATTTTCTCATACATGTAggtttctttctttctttcataAGAAATTTATGGTTTGAGTAAgaacttattaaaaatattacttttgttgacctggccccaatttcacatcggtgacaggtgcgacaattgtaaaacatcactgttgctgacgtcacaggcatccatgggctacggttaccgcttaccatcgggcgggccgtattcctgtttgccaccatcattgtattattaaataaaactttattatatcggaaaaacagatatttctcttgctacgtttatgacaattgtcacaagaaacacgacaattgtcacgaaattccgacatatacctaactcatttcctgtcaagaattacctacaattcttctaaatattgacaattgtcagaaacttcgcaagagaaatatctgtttttttccgatataatatatatttttttaataatacaatgatggattggcaaacaggaatacggcccgcccgatggtaagcggtaaccgtagcccatggatgcctgtgacgtcagcaacagtgatgttttacaattgtcgcacctgtcaccgatgtgaaattggggcctgagcAATCATTTGAGTTAAATTCAACCAGTCTAACTAGATAtaacatttgtttttaaatcaatacaaatatctaaataactcaaaatatattaaatagaaAACGATTGTTATTAGACTACTTGTCTGCTTTCGgtaattgtaattttttatttgaaatagcAGTATTCTTAATACCTACATCATTCCATTGCTCAATATACGTAGGTAATCAAGATAAAATATTTGAGAAATCCATCTAAATATTCTAGGCAATCCACCAGTCAAAATGTAAAAGCATTTCGTcggctgagaatacgtttgtgccatatccatttttgagCAAGATCGTTTTGTAATgattcctaaaataacaaaaaatatgctatacctaattgacactaatcggtttttgaaaaacattattttgccaaaaatgttgtgccatatccataattattttactataGGATAATTATACTctgttaacagaaaattatcacaaaagtgtgacatatccaacacttttgtgtcatgtcatacattgtacgtttaacatttactcatcaaaaacggatatggcaataataaaaatgcttttatttcgTGATTACCACTATATTCACAATATTTGTATGatactataaatagtaaacatatgtaCGTAAACATTGCGTAAATGAGAAATAAGTTAATTTtttcctaaatgtaaaacttttcgaaaaatattttttttgctcttTTTCGCTCTCCTGCAAACCAATGTATAtggcgtatggcacaaacgtattctcacccgacgaATTTTATAGAATGTATTGAGCCGAAAGAAAAGGATCCTTTCCAACTTTAAGCAAAACTTGATCGATGTTTGTAAAAAACACGCATAATAAATACATCTTAATATTAAGTACGGCGGCGGACCGATTTACATTATCTTATGGACCCATATGCTCGAAACTCATCAATAAACGGCAAGATACGAACGTATTGAAGATATGTTACATATTTGAATTTGCTTTTATTGTATCAATTTTCTTTGATGTCTATCTATTGGTTGAATATGTGTAGAAATAGACTAATATGTATGATGTTTTTGTAGAGTTCTGTCATAATTGGAAGGCTAGGAATCATATTGTTCCTCACTAAAATATTATAGATTAGATAGAATACTTctaaaagcgctggtggcctagcggtaagagtgtgcgactttcaatccggaggtcgcgggttcgaaccccggctcgtaccaatgagtttttcggaacttatgtacgcaATATCATTtgatttaccagttgcttttcggtgaaggaaaacgaactaatcccaataaggcctagtttcccctctaggttgaaaggtcagatggcagtcgctttcgtaaaaactagtgcctacgtcaattcttgggattagttgtcaagcggactccaggctccaatgagccatggcaaaatgccgggataacgcgaggaacaAGAGTTAGAATACTTCTTATTGCacacctaaaaaaatattaaatttaagaaaaaaaacaaactaGTGATCAATCGGATAATAAAATATGCATACATCTCCAATACTTGCAAGTCGATTTTAACTGATTTGAAAGTGCCAGTATTTAAAATAGAGatgataatataataattatcagatctgatgatggagtcaGAAAATTT
This genomic window from Cydia splendana chromosome 9, ilCydSple1.2, whole genome shotgun sequence contains:
- the LOC134793941 gene encoding all trans-polyprenyl-diphosphate synthase PDSS2-like is translated as MELTGDYILSKSSLLNGGLCNTEVSELICSCLRDQIEGKFLGEHGVDDKPIPSKPNVNHEVKLYDWENECNLEKLGSNEYLGQGKEEWILRTMLLSGSILGKGCEAAMKLARQDEIERDAYKLGGHLALLWQLYIDISDFFTNPKSKYSLVGASVIMALWEYPSIYDQLFLSQRPVNLNELNQAVSSNCCMVALSSLLNEELGAVLKYSDGMPVHDARKALQNIAKALYGDAMKIIK